In Pedobacter heparinus DSM 2366, the following are encoded in one genomic region:
- a CDS encoding FHA domain-containing protein: MFNLFNKSNQEPPQDVKAIREILLTAIKRELQKLEGGEGKHIKGLTLFIACKPEEKHRYESAVFTEDEDRFRNEIQRIADDFAIDFPETWSMQITFIEELPADTIKLANLSAALHIKTPEHQVTLRSQIAYIRTLNGESEKKEYKITADSGKINIGREHKVQVSDGFFRINQIAFPDDSKNEANKFISRQHAHIVWDADTASFLLFADEGGIPPRNKVKIRSVGEHNPVKLNVTELGHVLQEGDQIILGELAVLEFSYLNIDYNQ; encoded by the coding sequence GATGTTAAGGCTATCAGGGAAATACTGCTGACTGCTATAAAACGTGAGCTTCAAAAACTGGAGGGTGGTGAAGGGAAGCATATTAAAGGCCTGACCTTATTTATTGCCTGTAAGCCGGAGGAAAAACACCGGTATGAATCAGCTGTTTTTACAGAAGATGAAGATCGCTTTAGAAATGAGATCCAGCGGATAGCTGATGATTTTGCTATAGATTTTCCAGAAACCTGGAGTATGCAGATCACGTTTATAGAAGAGTTGCCTGCTGATACCATAAAACTGGCAAATCTAAGTGCGGCACTTCATATCAAAACCCCGGAACATCAGGTAACGCTCAGGTCACAAATTGCTTATATCCGTACTTTAAATGGAGAATCTGAAAAAAAGGAATATAAGATTACTGCAGATAGTGGCAAAATAAATATTGGAAGAGAACATAAGGTGCAGGTAAGTGATGGATTTTTCAGGATCAATCAGATTGCCTTTCCTGATGACAGTAAAAATGAGGCCAATAAATTTATCAGCAGGCAGCACGCCCATATTGTATGGGATGCTGATACAGCTTCGTTCCTGCTATTTGCTGATGAAGGTGGAATTCCTCCAAGAAACAAAGTAAAAATCAGATCTGTGGGTGAGCATAACCCCGTAAAATTAAATGTTACCGAACTTGGGCATGTGTTACAGGAGGGTGATCAGATCATATTGGGTGAACTTGCAGTCTTGGAATTTAGTTATCTTAACATAGATTATAATCAATAA